A DNA window from Pithys albifrons albifrons isolate INPA30051 chromosome 7, PitAlb_v1, whole genome shotgun sequence contains the following coding sequences:
- the NXPH1 gene encoding neurexophilin-1, which translates to MQAVYWYAVLLLQPTLYLVTCANLTNGVKTELLKSGSSKSTLKHIWTESSKDLSISRLLSQTFRGKENDTDLDLRHDAPETYSEQDLWDWLRNSTDLQEPRPRAKRRPIVKTGKFKKMFGWGDFHSNIKTVKLNLLITGKIVDHGNGTFSVYFRHNSTGQGNVSVSLVPPTKIVEFDLAQQTVIDAKDSKSFNCRIEYEKVDKATKNTLCNYDPSKTCYQEQTQSHVSWLCSKPFKVICIYISFYSTDYKLVQKVCPDYNYHSDTPYFPSG; encoded by the coding sequence GTTACCTGTGCAAATTTAACAAATGGAGTTAAAACAGAACTACTAAAATCAGGAAGCTCCAAATCCACACTAAAGCACATATGGACAGAAAGTAGCAAAGACTTGTCCATCAGCCGACTGCTGTCACAGACTTTTCGTGGAAAGGAAAATGATACAGATTTGGACCTGCGACATGATGCACCAGAAACTTATTCTGAGCAAGATCTCTGGGACTGGCTGAGGAACTCCACAGATCTGCAAGAGCCTCGGCCCAGAGCAAAAAGACGGCCCATCGTCAAGACTgggaaatttaagaaaatgtttgGCTGGGGAGATTTTCATTCCAACATCAAGACTGTGAAGTTAAATCTGTTAATAACGGGAAAAATTGTTGACCATGGCAATGGGACATTTAGTGTTTACTTCAGGCATAACTCCACTGGTCAAGGGAATGTATCTGTGAGCCTAGTACCCCCTACAAAAATAGTGGAATTTGACTTGGCACAACAGACAGTGATTGATGCCAAAGATTCCAAGTCCTTTAACTGTCGAATCGAGTATGAAAAGGTTGACAAGGCTACCAAGAACACACTCTGCAACTATGACCCTTCAAAAACCTGTTATCAGGAGCAGACCCAGAGCCACGTGTCATGGCTCTGTTCCAAGCCCTTTAAAGTAATCTGTATTTACATTTCCTTTTATAGTACAGATTATAAACTAGTACAGAAAGTGTGTCCTGATTACAACTACCACAGTGACACACCCTACTTCCCATCAGGGTGA